In a single window of the Chondrocystis sp. NIES-4102 genome:
- a CDS encoding putative methyltransferase type 11, with protein sequence MVILDRIQTQLRCPATKTQLKKSGEYLESVSNPSIQYPIIDGIPILIDDQKSLFCIDDFVNKRNTTFNINAKPNLIKRTFQKFRDKLPSISSNIKGKYNYQKLASLLPAKAIILIIGGSVKGEGIEAIYDNDSFEIIESDVSFGDCTKIICDAHDLPFEDKTFDCVIVQAVLEHVLEPQQCVSEIHRVLKDSGIVYAETPFMQQVHMKQYDFTRFTHLGHRWLFKHFEEINSGPCCGPGMALAWSYSAFLKSFSNSVSINRLLSLFAQITSFFFKYFDYFLIDQAGSYDAASGYYFLGDATAVKKVVNL encoded by the coding sequence ATGGTAATATTAGACAGAATTCAAACCCAGTTAAGATGTCCAGCTACCAAAACCCAACTCAAAAAATCTGGAGAATACTTAGAAAGTGTAAGCAATCCAAGTATTCAATACCCAATTATTGATGGTATTCCAATTCTAATTGACGATCAAAAAAGTCTTTTTTGCATTGACGATTTTGTGAATAAGAGAAACACAACATTTAATATCAATGCCAAGCCCAATTTAATTAAAAGAACATTTCAAAAGTTTCGAGACAAATTACCGTCAATTAGTTCCAATATAAAAGGCAAATATAACTATCAAAAACTCGCTTCACTATTACCAGCCAAAGCCATAATACTCATAATTGGTGGTAGCGTTAAAGGAGAAGGGATAGAAGCAATATATGACAATGACTCATTTGAGATAATAGAATCAGATGTTTCCTTTGGAGACTGCACTAAAATCATCTGTGATGCGCATGATTTACCCTTTGAAGACAAAACATTTGATTGTGTAATTGTTCAAGCTGTATTAGAACACGTTTTAGAACCACAACAATGTGTTAGTGAAATTCATAGAGTTTTAAAAGATTCTGGAATTGTATATGCAGAAACTCCATTTATGCAACAAGTTCACATGAAACAATATGATTTTACTAGATTTACTCATCTAGGGCATCGTTGGTTATTTAAACATTTTGAGGAGATTAATAGTGGACCCTGTTGTGGTCCTGGAATGGCATTAGCTTGGTCTTACAGTGCTTTTCTTAAAAGTTTTTCTAATTCCGTAAGCATTAACCGTTTATTATCATTATTTGCTCAAATTACCTCTTTCTTTTTTAAGTATTTTGATTACTTTTTAATAGATCAAGCAGGTTCTTATGATGCAGCTTCGGGATACTATTTTTTGGGTGACGCGACCGCAGTAAAAAAAGTAGTCAATCTTTAA
- a CDS encoding cytochrome c550 has product MLKRLLFAMLAAVFLAIQFNIGNVNAVELDENIRTVKLNDSGEEVVLSLKQVKQGQKVFVDTCSYCHKSGATKTNPNVNLGLTALAGAFPPRDNVEGIVEYLKNPKTYDGEKDIYEFHPNTTRSDLYPLMRNLTDEDLQAVAGYILIQPEIRGILWGGGKVYN; this is encoded by the coding sequence ATGTTGAAGCGATTATTATTTGCTATGTTAGCTGCCGTATTTTTGGCAATTCAATTTAATATTGGTAACGTTAACGCCGTTGAACTAGATGAAAATATTAGAACTGTCAAATTAAATGACTCAGGAGAAGAAGTTGTTTTAAGTCTTAAACAAGTTAAACAAGGACAAAAAGTTTTTGTTGATACTTGTTCCTATTGTCATAAGAGTGGGGCTACTAAAACCAACCCTAACGTTAATTTAGGTTTGACTGCCTTAGCTGGTGCTTTCCCTCCTAGAGATAATGTTGAAGGAATTGTTGAGTATCTTAAAAACCCTAAAACCTATGATGGGGAAAAAGATATATACGAATTCCATCCTAATACTACTCGTTCTGATCTTTATCCTCTAATGCGTAATTTAACCGATGAAGATTTACAAGCAGTCGCAGGATACATTCTAATTCAACCAGAAATCCGTGGCATCCTTTGGGGTGGCGGAAAAGTTTATAACTAA